From the Maioricimonas rarisocia genome, one window contains:
- a CDS encoding DUF1583 domain-containing protein produces MTASRVHPPVSLFICGLLVAGLALPRESRAADPDYAIEYNRDFSTEGFDNRALAPFGAGATSLLQQSEEGVEIAVPAGAETKSVGLTPRFVVRGDFEITLWYEIKAWDEPQKGSGVGPTLYVTTSGDPSAAAEIGHLHRPEGERMHTTFARAVVEGEQKKSARRFETETMQGQLRIRRTGSELDFEMREDWQDEPHRVLNSAEFSDGDIGLVRVGVKRSDTGARTEVRFKRLRIRADELPQLPSEERTSEPLYRPAYHPPPQTTNWTRLILLGGGIVAVLAVSGTLFWRRTR; encoded by the coding sequence ATGACTGCATCTCGCGTTCATCCCCCCGTGAGCTTGTTCATCTGCGGTCTTCTGGTCGCCGGCCTTGCCTTGCCGCGCGAATCACGAGCCGCCGATCCTGACTACGCGATCGAATACAACCGGGACTTTTCCACCGAAGGTTTCGATAACCGGGCCCTCGCACCATTCGGTGCGGGTGCTACGTCGTTGCTGCAGCAGTCAGAAGAAGGAGTTGAGATCGCCGTCCCGGCCGGCGCTGAGACAAAATCCGTGGGTCTGACGCCGCGGTTCGTCGTGCGCGGCGACTTCGAAATCACCCTGTGGTACGAGATCAAGGCGTGGGACGAGCCGCAGAAAGGCTCCGGCGTCGGGCCGACCCTCTATGTCACCACCAGCGGAGATCCTTCAGCCGCAGCAGAGATCGGCCATCTGCACCGTCCGGAAGGCGAACGGATGCACACCACGTTCGCCCGGGCGGTCGTCGAAGGAGAGCAGAAGAAGAGTGCCCGTCGGTTTGAGACTGAGACGATGCAGGGGCAACTGCGAATCCGACGGACCGGCAGCGAACTCGACTTCGAGATGCGCGAGGACTGGCAGGACGAGCCGCATCGGGTCCTCAATTCTGCAGAGTTTTCGGACGGGGACATCGGGCTTGTGCGCGTGGGCGTCAAACGGAGCGATACCGGTGCTCGAACGGAGGTTCGGTTCAAACGGCTGCGGATTCGTGCCGACGAATTGCCGCAGCTTCCCTCGGAAGAGCGGACGTCCGAGCCGTTGTACCGACCGGCCTACCATCCGCCCCCCCAGACGACGAACTGGACCCGACTGATCCTCCTGGGTGGGGGAATCGTGGCGGTCCTTGCTGTGAGCGGCACGCTGTTCTGGCGACGAACCCGGTAG
- a CDS encoding redoxin domain-containing protein yields MGTGAKRGLIAGVVCLALVICGAILLNLSRPPAATLMPLGQLSGDLPAQSTLETDRQPLQPSGDAQADAQALLDAVQEFSSQVTSFRVRQTRHYTGTFSTNAPIRSVIVGEKPNRLVLRYENWAGALAFVADGGTFCVCSEIDLGPSLPDSQKRYLAGDGPDSMDAILRHVGRLSISPPTHAFPELEMMALLPFTDDVTGFLGSRGWGTVRWIGTEDIDGRTAEHLVCTGRVCRLKAEAGPGPSEPAEPADPDSEPEESKLHLWIDAEGPPLLRKASLNDFMMTYADWALNPVLPPGTFQLPATHDYQQIAFDFPEGGSWVGRRAPELALATLDGERHQLSDARGNVVVLSFWATWCGPCLKELPIVSGIVERFADRDVRLLAVTQETDVEKIHGTLQRLNLEIEAAIDIDQQSSSFGVVGIPHLVVIDRQGEIRAVHVGLTSGLEEELREELERLTQK; encoded by the coding sequence ATGGGCACAGGAGCAAAACGCGGGCTGATTGCCGGTGTTGTCTGTCTTGCACTGGTGATCTGCGGGGCCATCCTCCTCAATCTCAGCCGCCCCCCGGCGGCGACTCTGATGCCGCTCGGGCAGCTCTCAGGGGACCTCCCGGCGCAATCGACGCTGGAAACCGACCGGCAACCATTGCAGCCGAGCGGCGATGCTCAGGCAGATGCCCAGGCCTTGCTGGATGCGGTGCAGGAGTTTTCGAGCCAGGTGACGTCCTTCCGCGTCCGACAGACGCGCCACTACACCGGTACGTTTTCGACCAACGCGCCGATCCGATCGGTCATCGTCGGCGAGAAACCGAATCGCCTGGTGCTTCGCTATGAGAACTGGGCCGGTGCGCTGGCGTTCGTTGCCGACGGGGGAACGTTCTGTGTCTGTAGCGAGATCGACCTGGGCCCGTCTCTTCCGGACAGTCAGAAGCGGTATCTTGCCGGTGACGGTCCCGACAGCATGGATGCCATTCTCCGCCACGTCGGTCGGCTCTCGATCTCGCCTCCCACGCATGCCTTTCCCGAACTGGAGATGATGGCGCTGCTGCCGTTTACGGACGACGTCACCGGTTTCCTGGGAAGTCGCGGTTGGGGAACGGTGCGATGGATCGGAACCGAGGACATCGATGGAAGGACGGCAGAACACCTGGTCTGTACTGGCCGCGTGTGCCGGCTCAAGGCGGAGGCAGGTCCGGGGCCATCAGAACCTGCAGAGCCAGCCGACCCGGATTCCGAACCCGAGGAAAGCAAACTCCATCTCTGGATCGACGCAGAAGGTCCACCGCTTCTTCGCAAAGCGTCACTGAATGACTTCATGATGACGTACGCGGACTGGGCTCTGAACCCCGTCCTACCCCCCGGCACTTTTCAACTTCCGGCCACTCACGACTATCAGCAGATCGCGTTCGACTTTCCGGAAGGGGGCAGCTGGGTCGGCCGGCGGGCGCCGGAGCTGGCGCTGGCAACGCTCGACGGAGAACGGCACCAGTTGTCCGATGCCCGGGGCAACGTTGTGGTCTTGAGCTTCTGGGCCACCTGGTGCGGGCCGTGCCTGAAGGAACTTCCGATCGTCTCCGGGATCGTCGAACGATTTGCAGACCGGGACGTCCGGTTGCTCGCAGTCACGCAGGAGACCGACGTCGAGAAGATTCACGGCACACTGCAGCGACTGAACCTTGAGATCGAGGCTGCCATCGATATCGATCAGCAATCGTCATCGTTTGGCGTGGTGGGGATTCCGCATCTGGTCGTCATCGATCGGCAGGGGGAGATCCGGGCCGTTCACGTCGGTCTGACGTCGGGGCTCGAAGAAGAACTCCGCGAAGAGCTGGAACGTCTCACACAAAAGTAG
- a CDS encoding glycosyltransferase encodes MANLRKSSESGHLAGTAFFLTAQIAALSAGLVLQAFAARQLSPADFGRFAVAHTLILFATHLLCGVLPRASARQVSVAPQSLPAIWRILLRVHLPACVAFALLLWASRDIVGDALSDSGMVSLVLPVALLVTLQCGLLEPAWSLLNGLRRHGLQSTLLTLHALLRCVAVYAALSLQPQASSVLFALVFATFCSTVFVLPCIISKARRRTSEQKQQGLCRNEIWRWVKLSTLVDCVFYVAVASNLWTVKSRVSQEQIVAAYAACFVLAQANLPLCRAISRGFFAYFAAAAGRNDQAECRRLLRSLGRLLLIGLSLELAVTAGIGAPFVEWFSGMTLADPSLPLLLNAGAALLGASYVISELLAAANCLRIRAAGAMIYGCVAVIGSLHFVDADGARAGAVVFGASGLLTLALLVLACRRIFGPWNLIGTVLRCGIAAPIAAAAGRALPAGEGLPSLAAGGLTIAIIFSALLLLLGECPLSKALAFRGLVMRRFGFGSFPRTCSMTREPLMSDRQHDLSASVSVIVPVRNRPDRLERLLESLGRMKTGSSKLSVLVCDDGSTEDLEPTIVAARSRHGLDVRHLRQSPQGPGQARNLGLRAVQTEFTAFTDSDCEVSEDWLNGLISTFRDPAVGIAGGPVRPHHDSPLVAQCANWIMSSVWGGGARDPRAPASMDYYPRTANMAVRTPLALDCGGFPETRHGEDVGFSHRVVNLGAKSAFSKDAVVYHNEHRTLAALLSEAIHKGRARTNLWRACGAMELIHAVPALFVLYLLTFAQLAIFWPQLATIAGLPLIAYAALLILIGYQAISKVGRYRAFFAAPCCAALMHVGYGLGLLTPWFQGLQTEFLTRALAEKNPESANGARGTPLTNDIKTAAVNRLS; translated from the coding sequence GTGGCAAACCTTCGGAAATCTTCGGAGAGTGGCCATCTGGCGGGCACCGCGTTCTTCCTCACCGCCCAGATTGCAGCGCTATCGGCGGGGCTTGTTCTGCAGGCGTTCGCCGCAAGGCAGCTGAGCCCTGCAGACTTCGGGCGCTTCGCTGTGGCCCACACGCTGATTCTGTTCGCGACTCACCTGTTGTGCGGAGTATTGCCGCGTGCGTCGGCGCGACAGGTCAGCGTTGCTCCTCAGAGCCTGCCGGCGATCTGGCGGATCCTGCTCCGGGTGCATCTCCCCGCATGCGTGGCATTCGCACTGCTGTTGTGGGCGTCACGCGACATCGTCGGAGACGCCCTGTCCGACTCCGGCATGGTTTCGCTCGTCCTGCCGGTCGCCCTGCTGGTCACCCTGCAATGCGGTCTCCTCGAACCGGCCTGGTCACTGCTGAATGGACTTCGGCGTCACGGCCTGCAGTCGACGCTGCTCACGCTGCACGCGCTGCTGCGATGCGTTGCAGTCTATGCCGCGCTGTCCCTGCAACCGCAAGCGAGCTCGGTCCTGTTCGCACTCGTCTTCGCGACTTTCTGCAGTACGGTCTTCGTCCTGCCCTGCATCATTTCCAAGGCACGGCGGCGTACCAGTGAACAGAAACAACAGGGACTTTGCCGCAACGAAATCTGGAGATGGGTGAAGCTTTCGACGTTGGTTGACTGTGTGTTCTACGTAGCTGTGGCGTCGAATCTGTGGACGGTGAAGTCGCGTGTTTCCCAGGAGCAGATCGTCGCGGCGTATGCGGCCTGCTTTGTCCTGGCTCAGGCAAATCTCCCTTTGTGCCGGGCCATTTCACGCGGCTTCTTCGCGTACTTCGCTGCTGCTGCGGGACGCAACGATCAAGCGGAATGCCGTCGGCTGCTGCGATCGCTTGGTCGCCTGCTGCTGATTGGCCTCAGTCTGGAACTCGCGGTCACCGCCGGCATCGGTGCGCCCTTCGTGGAATGGTTCTCCGGAATGACGCTGGCAGATCCCTCCCTGCCACTGCTTCTGAACGCCGGGGCCGCGCTGCTCGGTGCATCGTACGTCATCTCCGAGTTGCTCGCCGCGGCGAACTGTCTGCGTATACGAGCTGCGGGGGCGATGATCTATGGATGTGTGGCGGTCATCGGATCCCTGCACTTCGTGGATGCCGACGGCGCCCGCGCGGGAGCTGTGGTGTTTGGAGCCAGCGGGCTGTTGACCCTGGCCCTGCTTGTTCTTGCGTGCCGACGGATCTTCGGCCCGTGGAATCTCATCGGGACGGTGCTGCGGTGCGGGATAGCCGCACCAATCGCTGCGGCTGCGGGACGTGCCCTTCCGGCGGGCGAAGGCCTGCCCTCGCTTGCCGCAGGCGGACTGACGATCGCGATCATCTTCTCGGCGCTGCTCCTGCTGCTCGGAGAGTGCCCGCTCAGTAAGGCCCTCGCATTCCGCGGACTCGTGATGAGGCGATTCGGTTTCGGCTCATTTCCGCGAACGTGTTCCATGACCAGGGAGCCATTGATGTCCGACCGGCAACACGACTTGAGCGCGAGCGTTTCAGTGATTGTCCCCGTCCGGAACCGGCCGGATCGACTGGAACGGCTGCTGGAGAGTCTCGGACGCATGAAGACCGGATCGTCGAAACTGAGCGTCCTCGTCTGTGACGATGGTTCAACCGAGGATCTCGAACCAACGATTGTCGCAGCGCGCTCCCGGCACGGTCTGGACGTCCGCCATCTCCGGCAGTCGCCCCAGGGCCCCGGCCAGGCACGAAACCTTGGACTGAGGGCGGTACAGACAGAGTTTACGGCATTCACAGACTCGGATTGCGAGGTCAGCGAAGACTGGCTGAACGGCCTCATCTCGACTTTCCGCGATCCAGCGGTCGGAATCGCAGGAGGCCCCGTCCGACCTCATCACGATTCACCTCTCGTCGCTCAGTGCGCCAATTGGATCATGAGTTCGGTGTGGGGCGGCGGTGCACGCGACCCGCGAGCCCCCGCATCGATGGATTACTATCCGCGCACCGCAAACATGGCCGTACGCACCCCGCTGGCACTGGACTGTGGCGGTTTTCCAGAAACCCGACATGGAGAGGATGTCGGCTTCTCACATCGAGTCGTGAATCTGGGGGCGAAATCGGCATTCTCGAAGGATGCCGTCGTCTACCACAACGAGCATCGAACACTGGCCGCACTGCTGTCGGAGGCGATTCACAAGGGACGGGCCAGGACGAACCTCTGGCGCGCGTGCGGAGCAATGGAATTGATTCACGCTGTCCCGGCCCTGTTCGTCCTGTATCTGCTCACATTTGCTCAACTGGCAATCTTCTGGCCCCAACTCGCCACCATCGCCGGTCTTCCACTGATCGCCTACGCCGCCCTCCTGATCCTGATAGGATACCAGGCCATTAGCAAAGTGGGGCGTTATCGTGCGTTCTTTGCTGCTCCGTGCTGTGCGGCCCTGATGCACGTGGGTTACGGACTGGGCCTGCTGACACCCTGGTTCCAAGGTCTGCAGACCGAGTTCCTGACGCGGGCACTGGCAGAGAAGAATCCCGAATCGGCAAACGGAGCACGTGGAACGCCCCTCACCAACGACATCAAGACCGCGGCAGTGAACCGACTGTCGTAA
- a CDS encoding sulfotransferase family protein yields MNNYLGTTMVENPVFVLGCGWRTGSTLLQRLLCSHPEIHIWGENHGMLHMLQQAAETVDGYEGVARKHLDAYQRSGTDAWIPMMNPAPECFESGLRALLDSYYGVPAVQFGKPRWGFKEVRYGADVAAFLQKLFPAARFLVIVRHPADCLASARATRTLFLKKGLLADVGGSDSFLRHWADLGRSFLHADAGAAMLRLRYEDIVSEPETALQLIGDFLDVNPDDLDRQVFEVRRRGWLGRDPRLTAEDRDALAQEWLWEVAGNFDYFPRCADSSLPNGQLQG; encoded by the coding sequence ATGAACAATTACCTGGGGACAACGATGGTCGAGAATCCGGTTTTCGTTCTGGGGTGCGGCTGGCGCACCGGAAGCACGCTGCTGCAGCGTCTGCTCTGCTCTCATCCCGAGATCCACATCTGGGGTGAGAACCACGGCATGCTGCACATGCTGCAGCAGGCCGCTGAAACTGTTGACGGATACGAAGGCGTCGCCCGCAAACACCTCGATGCCTATCAACGGTCCGGGACCGATGCCTGGATCCCGATGATGAATCCCGCACCCGAGTGCTTCGAAAGCGGCCTGCGGGCATTGCTCGACAGCTACTACGGCGTTCCGGCGGTTCAATTCGGAAAACCGCGATGGGGATTCAAGGAAGTCCGCTATGGGGCTGACGTCGCCGCATTCCTGCAGAAGCTGTTTCCCGCTGCCCGGTTCCTGGTGATCGTCCGGCATCCCGCCGACTGCCTCGCTTCCGCCCGAGCCACCCGCACCCTGTTCCTCAAGAAAGGGCTGCTGGCGGATGTCGGCGGCTCCGACAGTTTCCTGCGGCACTGGGCGGATCTGGGTCGCAGCTTTCTGCACGCCGATGCCGGCGCAGCCATGTTGCGTCTGCGGTACGAGGACATCGTCAGTGAGCCGGAAACGGCACTGCAACTCATCGGTGATTTTCTCGACGTCAATCCTGATGACCTGGATCGGCAGGTGTTCGAGGTTCGCCGGCGGGGCTGGCTCGGACGCGACCCACGCCTGACGGCCGAAGACCGCGACGCCCTCGCACAGGAATGGTTGTGGGAGGTCGCCGGGAACTTCGACTACTTCCCCAGGTGCGCGGACTCCTCACTCCCCAATGGACAACTACAAGGGTAA
- a CDS encoding Na+/H+ antiporter NhaC family protein, with translation MREPRCRSRLVLLLTAGLLAALPAAARGDSTLHGFAVELPPVVLEGVPVSHVRIRAIDDAGETVTDLSGPVEVTGLEVRNRDGRPQTASRHLQQGVLTLQTDLAAEQKLYVTGADISASAGDVRSDVPVFRLSAWMALLPPVVAILLAIWLRNVIVGLLVAIWCGVLLLSVGEAGWWAPLLAIRDMMETYIVQEITQPGSSGGHVMIILFTMMLGCLVGVMSQSGGSRALVEWMSRFASNRCRGQIATWALGLVIFFDDYANTLLVGGTMRPMTDRLKISREKLAFLVDSTAAPIAGLAIVSTWVGFEVGLIDESLRQLALAYGDPSLHVSAYSLFLATIPFRFYPIYLLAFGLVIAWTGRDFAAMRTAEQQAQITPPPDVASPTSADAQGTASVGPPTRLANALIPLGVLILLLVFMMTWTGWTGLSPGSSRGALATVRDIVSNADSNRSLLLSAFVASMVAIATAVWLGSLSLNDAVNAWVDGGKSMLLGVIVLVLAWSVSTICDADHLNTAGVLVEWTAGLLTPRWMPVIAFLLSAVVSFATGSSWATMGLLIPLVTPLTFGLLRAAAEQNGAPVDVSHPLLLGAIGSVLAGSIFGDHCSPISDTTVLSSVACDCDHLAHVRTQLPYAMFVGTVAILLGCLPIGFGWSWWLLLPAGLVSVVLGVRWLGKPLDVAS, from the coding sequence GTGAGAGAACCGCGGTGCCGGAGTCGCCTTGTCCTTCTGCTGACAGCCGGTCTGCTCGCTGCTTTGCCCGCCGCCGCTCGCGGCGATTCGACGCTGCATGGCTTCGCGGTCGAACTCCCGCCCGTCGTGCTGGAAGGCGTGCCGGTCTCACACGTCCGGATTCGTGCCATCGATGACGCGGGCGAGACCGTCACCGACCTGAGCGGCCCGGTCGAAGTCACCGGCCTGGAAGTCCGGAACCGGGATGGTCGTCCACAGACTGCTTCACGACATCTGCAGCAGGGCGTGCTGACACTTCAGACCGATCTTGCTGCCGAACAGAAGCTGTACGTGACCGGCGCAGATATCAGTGCGTCGGCTGGCGATGTCCGTTCCGACGTGCCCGTCTTCCGCCTCTCCGCCTGGATGGCCCTGCTGCCTCCGGTGGTGGCCATCCTGCTCGCGATCTGGCTGCGAAACGTCATCGTCGGCTTGCTGGTCGCCATCTGGTGTGGCGTCCTGCTGCTGTCGGTCGGAGAGGCCGGCTGGTGGGCACCGCTGTTGGCCATCCGCGACATGATGGAAACGTACATCGTTCAGGAGATCACGCAGCCGGGAAGCAGTGGCGGCCATGTGATGATCATCCTGTTTACGATGATGCTCGGCTGTCTCGTCGGAGTGATGTCGCAGAGCGGCGGATCGCGGGCCCTGGTCGAGTGGATGAGCCGGTTCGCGTCGAATCGCTGCCGGGGACAGATCGCGACGTGGGCCCTCGGGCTGGTGATCTTCTTCGACGACTACGCGAACACGTTGCTGGTTGGAGGCACGATGCGGCCCATGACCGACCGGCTGAAGATCTCCCGCGAGAAGCTGGCGTTTCTCGTCGACTCGACCGCTGCTCCCATTGCGGGGCTCGCAATCGTCTCGACCTGGGTCGGCTTCGAAGTCGGACTGATTGACGAATCACTGAGGCAACTGGCGCTGGCGTATGGCGATCCATCGCTGCATGTCTCTGCGTACAGTCTGTTCCTGGCCACGATCCCGTTCCGGTTCTATCCGATCTATCTGCTGGCATTCGGTCTGGTGATTGCGTGGACCGGCCGTGACTTCGCGGCCATGCGCACTGCCGAGCAACAGGCACAGATCACGCCGCCGCCCGACGTCGCCTCCCCCACCAGTGCGGATGCACAGGGGACCGCATCGGTCGGCCCTCCGACCCGACTGGCAAACGCCCTCATTCCACTGGGCGTGCTGATCCTGCTGCTGGTCTTCATGATGACGTGGACGGGTTGGACAGGACTCTCGCCCGGTTCATCGCGTGGAGCTCTTGCCACCGTTCGCGATATCGTCAGCAATGCCGACTCGAACCGTTCGCTGCTGCTCTCTGCTTTCGTAGCTTCGATGGTCGCGATCGCGACGGCGGTGTGGCTTGGCTCTCTCTCACTCAATGACGCGGTCAACGCCTGGGTGGACGGCGGGAAGAGCATGCTGCTGGGGGTGATCGTGCTGGTGCTCGCCTGGAGCGTGTCGACCATCTGCGATGCCGATCATCTGAACACCGCCGGCGTGCTCGTTGAGTGGACGGCCGGGCTGCTGACGCCCCGATGGATGCCGGTCATTGCGTTCCTGCTCTCGGCCGTCGTCTCCTTCGCGACCGGCAGTTCGTGGGCGACGATGGGACTTCTGATCCCATTGGTCACGCCGCTGACCTTTGGTCTTCTGCGCGCCGCCGCAGAGCAGAACGGCGCGCCGGTCGACGTGTCGCATCCGCTGCTGCTGGGAGCGATCGGGAGCGTGCTGGCCGGTTCGATTTTCGGGGACCACTGCTCCCCGATCTCGGATACGACCGTGTTGTCGTCGGTTGCGTGTGACTGCGATCACCTCGCGCACGTACGGACGCAGCTGCCTTACGCAATGTTTGTGGGGACGGTGGCGATTCTGCTCGGTTGCCTGCCGATCGGCTTCGGCTGGTCCTGGTGGCTGCTGCTGCCTGCCGGTCTGGTGAGTGTCGTCCTCGGCGTGCGGTGGCTGGGCAAACCGCTGGATGTGGCATCCTGA
- a CDS encoding OmpH family outer membrane protein, with protein sequence MPAQYLMKGFTMRLPVKLVLLGVMSMSAVGCGMGGDTTAQQQEAPATGRVAVINLDLIAEKLNRDEAMAESLKSAAASLQDQLKTLQASYQSKFDQAVQQVSHEAPAEADSEKQQVALLGRQLNVKLSEAKRQAQVQLTNHRQQLVAQFRAEVKPVAEQIARDRGLDVVITKNDTVVFAFASAVDITDDVVEALQAKAPATSAPAKTAAAPAGQTETK encoded by the coding sequence ATGCCGGCGCAGTACCTGATGAAGGGATTCACGATGCGTCTGCCGGTCAAACTTGTACTGCTTGGTGTGATGTCGATGTCGGCCGTAGGCTGCGGCATGGGCGGTGACACGACCGCTCAGCAGCAGGAAGCCCCCGCAACCGGTCGCGTCGCCGTGATCAATCTCGACCTCATTGCCGAGAAGCTTAACCGCGACGAAGCGATGGCCGAATCGCTGAAGTCGGCCGCAGCCTCGCTGCAGGATCAGCTCAAGACGCTGCAGGCGTCGTACCAGTCGAAGTTCGACCAGGCGGTGCAGCAGGTCAGCCACGAAGCTCCGGCCGAGGCCGATTCCGAGAAGCAGCAGGTGGCACTGCTCGGCCGTCAGCTGAACGTCAAACTGAGCGAAGCGAAGCGTCAGGCTCAGGTGCAGCTGACCAACCATCGTCAGCAGCTGGTCGCCCAGTTCCGTGCCGAAGTGAAGCCGGTCGCCGAGCAGATCGCCCGGGACCGCGGCCTGGATGTCGTCATCACCAAGAACGACACGGTCGTTTTCGCCTTCGCATCCGCCGTCGACATCACCGACGACGTCGTCGAGGCGCTGCAGGCCAAGGCGCCGGCCACGTCCGCCCCGGCGAAGACCGCTGCTGCCCCGGCCGGTCAGACCGAAACGAAGTAG
- a CDS encoding DUF1559 domain-containing protein has translation MGSRQRRTRRRQAGFTLIELLVAIAIIGILIALLVPAVQSAREAARRMQCTNNLKQIGIALHNYHDAHNTLPFGCGPDDDGGVSSVGSLDARRYSAHSQLLPYLDQAPVYNLIDFDVATFAPFVNAGMDEPQINETGATTAINGQAAATSLGVFLCPSDPDYIEILWGHNNYRACNGSSWSGRDGNGMFGQVSSVSFGNVRDGLSMTAMFSERCKGRWNDAIHDHLADLYDIRGVWTEDTFRDECASLTPQTAQAYTHEIDSGQNWLEGNMNWTRYNHLLPPNHLSCKNGITWDGVAMAATSRHPAGVNLLLGDGSVRFISDQIDQQTWRDLGTIAGGETIGEF, from the coding sequence ATGGGATCCAGACAGCGCCGGACACGCCGGCGGCAGGCCGGTTTTACGCTGATTGAGCTTCTGGTCGCGATCGCCATCATCGGCATCCTGATCGCCCTGCTCGTCCCCGCTGTCCAGTCGGCACGGGAAGCGGCCCGCCGGATGCAGTGCACCAACAACCTCAAGCAGATCGGCATCGCCCTGCACAACTATCACGACGCCCATAACACCCTTCCCTTCGGCTGCGGACCGGACGACGATGGCGGCGTCTCTTCCGTCGGCAGCCTCGACGCTCGCCGCTACTCGGCTCATTCGCAGCTGCTCCCCTACCTCGATCAGGCGCCTGTCTACAACCTCATCGACTTCGACGTCGCCACCTTCGCTCCCTTCGTCAACGCCGGCATGGATGAGCCGCAGATCAACGAGACCGGAGCCACCACCGCCATCAACGGCCAGGCGGCCGCCACGTCTCTGGGCGTCTTTCTCTGTCCCTCCGACCCGGACTACATCGAGATCCTGTGGGGCCACAACAACTACCGGGCCTGCAACGGCAGTTCGTGGTCGGGCCGCGATGGCAACGGCATGTTCGGACAGGTCAGCAGCGTCAGCTTCGGCAACGTGCGGGACGGGCTCTCGATGACCGCCATGTTCAGCGAACGCTGCAAGGGCCGCTGGAACGACGCCATCCACGATCACCTTGCCGATCTGTACGACATCCGCGGAGTGTGGACCGAAGACACGTTCCGTGATGAGTGCGCCAGTCTGACGCCCCAGACGGCCCAGGCGTATACTCACGAGATCGACTCCGGCCAGAACTGGCTGGAGGGGAACATGAACTGGACGCGGTACAACCATCTGCTCCCGCCGAATCATCTCAGCTGCAAGAACGGCATCACCTGGGACGGTGTGGCGATGGCCGCCACCAGCCGTCATCCGGCCGGTGTCAATCTGCTGCTGGGTGACGGGAGCGTTCGCTTCATCAGTGACCAGATCGATCAGCAGACGTGGCGCGATCTGGGAACCATCGCCGGCGGCGAAACCATCGGCGAGTTCTGA